One Mycolicibacterium crocinum DNA window includes the following coding sequences:
- a CDS encoding sugar porter family MFS transporter, giving the protein MAGQGPTSDSPTGLEDAEFSSGGTAVRIASVAALGGLLFGYDSAVINGAVDSIQEDFGIGNAELGFAVASALLGAAAGAMSAGRIADRIGRISVMKIAAVFFLISAIGTGLAPNVATVVIFRIVGGIGVGIASVIAPAYIAETSPPRIRGRLGSLQQLAIVSGIFLSFAVNWLLQHAAGGPNKELALGLDAWRWMFLAMAAPAILYGALAFTIPESPRYLVASHKIPEARRVLTMLLGEKNLEITISRIRETLEREDKPSWRDLRKPTGGLYGIVWVGLGLSIFQQFVGINVIFYYSNVLWQAVGFDADQSAIYTVITSVVNVATTLIAIALIDKIGRKPLLLIGSSGMAVTLITMAVIFANATLVDGKPNLPGASGVIALIAANLFVVAFGMSWGPVVWVLLGEMFPNRIRAAALGLAAAGQWAANWLITVTFPGLRNHLGLAYGFYGLCAVLSGLFVWKWVQETKGVSLEDMHAELLHEDKPPAHSG; this is encoded by the coding sequence ATGGCCGGCCAAGGACCCACCAGCGACTCACCCACGGGATTAGAGGATGCCGAATTCTCGTCGGGTGGTACGGCGGTACGGATAGCCTCGGTGGCCGCCCTGGGCGGTCTGCTGTTCGGCTACGACAGTGCGGTGATCAACGGCGCCGTCGACTCGATCCAGGAAGACTTCGGCATCGGTAACGCCGAGCTCGGCTTCGCCGTCGCGTCGGCGTTGCTCGGCGCCGCCGCCGGTGCGATGTCCGCAGGCCGGATCGCCGACCGCATCGGCCGCATCTCGGTCATGAAGATCGCGGCGGTGTTCTTCCTCATCAGCGCCATCGGCACGGGCCTGGCGCCCAACGTCGCGACCGTCGTCATCTTCCGGATCGTCGGTGGTATCGGCGTCGGCATCGCCTCGGTGATCGCCCCGGCCTACATCGCCGAAACCTCCCCGCCGCGCATCCGCGGCCGGCTCGGCTCCCTGCAGCAACTGGCCATCGTGTCCGGCATCTTCTTGTCGTTCGCGGTGAACTGGCTTCTCCAGCACGCCGCCGGTGGCCCGAACAAGGAACTGGCGCTCGGGCTCGACGCGTGGCGATGGATGTTCCTGGCGATGGCCGCGCCTGCGATCCTCTACGGGGCGTTGGCGTTCACGATTCCGGAATCCCCGCGGTATCTGGTGGCCAGCCACAAGATTCCCGAGGCGCGCCGCGTGCTGACCATGCTGCTGGGTGAGAAGAACCTCGAGATCACCATCAGCCGCATCCGCGAGACGCTCGAGCGCGAGGACAAGCCGTCGTGGCGGGATCTGCGCAAGCCCACCGGCGGGCTGTACGGCATCGTGTGGGTTGGCTTGGGACTGTCGATCTTCCAGCAGTTCGTCGGGATCAACGTGATCTTCTACTACTCGAATGTGCTGTGGCAGGCCGTCGGATTCGACGCCGACCAGTCGGCCATCTACACCGTGATCACCTCGGTGGTGAACGTGGCGACCACGCTGATCGCCATCGCGTTGATCGACAAGATCGGGCGCAAGCCGCTGCTGCTGATCGGTTCGTCGGGCATGGCCGTCACGCTCATCACGATGGCGGTCATCTTCGCCAACGCGACTCTCGTCGACGGAAAGCCCAACCTGCCGGGCGCATCCGGGGTCATCGCGTTGATCGCTGCGAACCTCTTCGTGGTGGCGTTCGGCATGTCCTGGGGGCCGGTCGTCTGGGTGCTGCTCGGTGAGATGTTCCCGAACCGCATCCGTGCGGCCGCGCTCGGCCTGGCCGCGGCGGGGCAGTGGGCGGCGAACTGGTTGATCACCGTCACGTTCCCCGGTCTGCGCAACCACCTGGGCCTGGCGTACGGCTTCTATGGGCTGTGCGCGGTGCTGTCGGGATTGTTCGTGTGGAAGTGGGTCCAGGAGACCAAGGGTGTCTCGCTTGAGGACATGCACGCCGAGCTGCTGCACGAGGACAAGCCGCCCGCGCACTCCGGCTAG
- a CDS encoding HAD family hydrolase, which translates to MRAVLWDMDGTLVDSEKLWDVAINELYSRHGRVLPPEVRDATVGGSADGVIRIVFADLGLEPDPEHMAEVADWMHDYVGELFTTGLPWCPGAQEMLDALLAAGVPMALVTNTRRGLTENALNSIGRHYFSVTVCGDEVPEGKPAPDVYLRAAELLGVSAEDCLAIEDSTTGTAAAEAAGCPVLVVPNEVEVPGSVRRRHVSSLAGLGIPQLRQIYTELQLGLRERSA; encoded by the coding sequence GTGCGAGCGGTCTTGTGGGACATGGACGGCACTCTCGTCGACTCCGAAAAGCTGTGGGATGTCGCGATCAACGAGCTGTACTCCCGTCACGGCCGGGTATTGCCACCCGAAGTCCGCGACGCCACGGTGGGCGGTTCAGCCGACGGGGTGATCCGCATCGTGTTCGCCGACCTCGGTCTGGAGCCCGACCCGGAACACATGGCCGAGGTTGCCGACTGGATGCACGACTATGTCGGAGAACTGTTCACCACCGGGCTGCCGTGGTGTCCGGGCGCTCAGGAAATGCTCGACGCGCTGCTGGCCGCGGGCGTGCCGATGGCACTGGTGACCAACACCCGCCGGGGGCTGACCGAGAACGCGCTCAATAGCATTGGCCGGCATTACTTTTCAGTCACCGTCTGCGGTGACGAGGTGCCCGAGGGCAAACCCGCGCCGGATGTCTACCTGCGCGCGGCCGAACTGCTCGGCGTGAGCGCCGAGGATTGTCTGGCGATCGAGGATTCGACCACCGGCACGGCGGCCGCCGAAGCGGCGGGCTGCCCAGTGCTGGTGGTGCCCAACGAGGTCGAGGTGCCGGGCAGCGTCCGTCGCCGCCACGTTTCGTCACTCGCCGGCTTGGGCATCCCGCAGCTGCGACAGATCTACACAGAGCTGCAGTTGGGGCTGCGCGAGCGCTCAGCGTGA
- the gnd gene encoding phosphogluconate dehydrogenase (NAD(+)-dependent, decarboxylating) — MQLGMVGLGRMGASLVRRLMRGGHSCVVYDVNPAAVSQLEAEGATGAASLEEFVAHLDGPRAIWLMLPAAIVDSTLDALVPLLSGGDTVIDGGNSYYRDDITRAQKLAESDLHYVDCGTSGGVWGLDRGYCLMIGGETDVVARLDPIFKTIAPGVGTAEPTPSRPADAPGTAPEGYLHCGPNGAGHFVKMVHNGVEYGMMAAIAEGLSIIKHANAGTVDRVVDAETTPLRDPWAYQYDINVGEVAEVWRRGSVVGSWLVDLTADAFAASPDLAQFSGRVSDSGEGRWTVLAAVDEGVPAPVITTALYERFQSRQLGEFTDQICSAMRSEFGGHAEKK, encoded by the coding sequence ATGCAACTGGGAATGGTCGGCTTGGGGCGTATGGGAGCGAGTCTGGTTCGGCGGCTGATGCGGGGCGGCCATAGTTGCGTTGTCTACGACGTGAACCCGGCCGCGGTCAGCCAGTTGGAAGCCGAAGGCGCCACCGGCGCGGCCAGCCTCGAGGAATTCGTCGCACATCTCGATGGCCCGCGGGCGATCTGGCTGATGCTGCCGGCCGCAATCGTCGACTCGACCCTGGACGCCCTCGTCCCGCTGCTGTCGGGCGGGGATACCGTGATCGACGGGGGTAACTCGTACTACCGCGACGACATCACCCGCGCTCAGAAGCTCGCCGAAAGTGATCTGCATTACGTCGATTGCGGCACCAGTGGCGGCGTGTGGGGGCTGGACCGCGGCTACTGCTTGATGATCGGCGGCGAGACGGACGTGGTCGCGCGCCTCGATCCGATCTTCAAGACCATCGCACCGGGCGTCGGTACCGCCGAACCCACCCCGAGCCGGCCGGCGGACGCCCCCGGAACCGCACCGGAGGGCTACCTGCACTGCGGACCCAACGGCGCCGGGCACTTCGTGAAGATGGTTCACAACGGTGTGGAGTACGGGATGATGGCGGCGATCGCCGAAGGGCTGAGCATCATCAAGCACGCCAACGCGGGCACGGTCGATCGCGTGGTCGATGCCGAGACCACTCCCCTGCGCGATCCGTGGGCCTACCAGTACGACATCAACGTCGGCGAGGTCGCCGAAGTCTGGCGCCGCGGGTCGGTGGTCGGCTCCTGGTTGGTGGACCTGACCGCGGACGCGTTCGCCGCGTCGCCCGACCTCGCCCAGTTCTCCGGGCGGGTATCGGATTCCGGTGAGGGACGGTGGACGGTGCTGGCCGCAGTGGACGAAGGCGTTCCGGCCCCGGTCATCACGACCGCGCTCTACGAGCGTTTCCAATCCCGACAGCTCGGCGAGTTCACCGACCAGATCTGTTCGGCGATGCGCAGCGAGTTCGGCGGCCACGCGGAGAAGAAGTGA
- the zwf gene encoding glucose-6-phosphate dehydrogenase gives MPVNASAADVLVIFGITGDLARKMTFRSLYRLERRGLLDCPIVGVALDDWSADTLREHARAAIEATGEPVDDDVFARFAARLSMVSGDFADAGTYQKVAAAISGRSNPVFYLEIPPSLFGRAVDGLAGAGLTGNARVVVEKPFGHDLSSAKALNDQLSAHLQEWQIYRIDHFLGKEPAMDIRYIRFSNSIIEPLWNRDRIEAVQITMAENFGVEDRGHFYDPVGALRDVVQNHLLQLIGLIAAEPSSGGPDGFRDKRVELFKSIRPADPKHYVRGQYAGYLAVDGVAPDSQTETFTALKLYIDNWRWSGVPFFIRAGKALPVRATEIRVIFKRPPELPFLPKIHEQNELIFRVDPNPGVDLVLQAKESGADTTRAVNLCLVFADEMAEAPEPYERLLGDAMHGDSSQFIREDGVEETWRIVQPLLDSPPPVEVYERGSWGPSGADKLVAGYPGWRQPWLPAHQ, from the coding sequence ATGCCGGTGAACGCTTCTGCCGCAGATGTTTTGGTGATCTTCGGCATCACCGGGGACCTGGCCAGGAAGATGACGTTCCGGTCGCTGTACCGCCTGGAGCGGCGCGGTCTGCTCGACTGCCCGATCGTCGGCGTCGCGCTGGACGACTGGTCCGCCGACACCCTGCGCGAGCATGCCCGGGCCGCCATCGAGGCCACCGGCGAACCGGTGGACGACGACGTCTTCGCCCGGTTCGCTGCTCGGTTGTCCATGGTGTCCGGCGATTTCGCCGATGCTGGGACCTATCAGAAGGTCGCCGCAGCCATCAGTGGACGCAGCAACCCGGTGTTCTATTTGGAGATCCCGCCCTCGCTGTTCGGCCGGGCCGTGGACGGCCTCGCCGGCGCCGGCCTGACCGGGAACGCCCGGGTCGTGGTGGAAAAGCCGTTCGGACATGATCTTTCGTCGGCCAAGGCGCTCAACGACCAGTTGAGTGCTCACTTGCAGGAGTGGCAGATCTACCGCATCGACCACTTCCTGGGTAAAGAGCCGGCGATGGACATCCGCTATATCCGGTTCTCGAATTCGATCATCGAGCCGCTGTGGAATCGCGACCGCATCGAGGCCGTGCAGATCACGATGGCCGAAAATTTCGGGGTGGAGGACCGCGGCCACTTCTACGACCCGGTCGGGGCGCTGCGCGACGTCGTGCAGAACCATCTGCTGCAGTTGATCGGGCTGATCGCCGCCGAACCGTCCAGTGGCGGCCCGGACGGCTTCCGCGACAAGCGGGTCGAGTTGTTCAAAAGCATTCGTCCGGCCGACCCCAAGCACTATGTCCGCGGCCAGTACGCCGGGTACCTGGCGGTCGACGGTGTCGCGCCCGACTCGCAGACCGAGACCTTCACGGCGCTGAAGCTGTACATCGACAACTGGCGTTGGTCGGGTGTGCCCTTCTTCATCCGGGCAGGCAAGGCTCTGCCGGTGCGCGCCACCGAGATTCGGGTGATCTTCAAGCGCCCGCCGGAGCTGCCGTTTTTGCCGAAGATCCACGAACAGAACGAGCTGATCTTCCGGGTCGACCCGAACCCCGGCGTGGACCTGGTGCTGCAGGCCAAGGAATCCGGCGCCGACACCACCCGCGCCGTCAACCTCTGCTTGGTGTTTGCCGACGAAATGGCCGAAGCTCCCGAACCGTACGAACGCCTGCTGGGCGACGCCATGCACGGTGACTCGAGCCAGTTCATCCGCGAGGACGGCGTGGAGGAAACCTGGCGGATCGTGCAGCCGCTGCTTGATTCACCGCCGCCGGTGGAGGTCTACGAGCGGGGCTCGTGGGGACCGTCGGGAGCCGACAAACTCGTCGCCGGATATCCGGGCTGGCGTCAGCCCTGGCTGCCCGCCCACCAGTGA
- a CDS encoding MGH1-like glycoside hydrolase domain-containing protein, which produces MSTAEQNRLDEAAPWRRWGTYLSERAWGSVREDYSADGDAWAYFPFDHARSRAYRWSDDGLAGWCDDEQTICLGVALWNGHDRILKERPYGVANEEGNHGEDVKDYWFYTDNLPSHAYASMVYKYPQAAFPYDDLLHTNQQRGPEDDEYELFDALREQWLQQRYFDVEVAYAKDGPEDVYCRITVTNRGPDAAPIHVLPQLWYRNTWSWDPDQERPRITACGDGAARTSHPRLGQRWFTVTASDGEIPRLVFCENETNNRLLFSSPNASATTKDGINDFVVEGIADAVDPTEGSKVAAIVAAILQPGETSTITVHFAATDTTHPPGHADTVLADRKREADEFYHAVAAADLSQDERLVQRQAFAGLLWCKQFYNYAVRRWLKGDPDQPAPPRQRWGARNHDWQHFAVSEVILMPDAWEYPWFAAWDLAFHCVALALIDPEFAKTQVLVLHNSTAQHPHGQIPAYEWKFGDTNPPVHAWAAWQVYQLDQLRTGVGDFDFLASAYRSATLNAMWWLNQKDDTNRGVFGGGFLGMDNIGVFDRDEPLPTGGQLAQVDGTAWMAALIFHLLEMAIELSQTDPSYTDMFSRWVWDAWLVANSLEKGTYQVSFWNDDTNFYHDVIEMPDGTSRSLEVFSIQAIVPLFAAIAIPTSATEVTTILTDCLGALARTYEHTDDDVQLVMTGGDGTHLMIGVIHRDRLTHILQRLLDPEQFMSANGIRSLSRFHRDHPYTYHTDGADYVVDYQPAESRSRMFGGNSNWRGPIWLPTNFLLVQALNSYARFLGDTYRVPDPAGSADDVTLHVVADRLARQLTGLLVRDENGRRAVFGDNEYFQTDPHWRDLVPFHEYFDGDTGRGLGASHQTGWTATVAVLLQFRGSLHFRARTAQSSGL; this is translated from the coding sequence GTGAGCACGGCCGAGCAGAACCGCCTCGACGAGGCCGCACCCTGGCGGCGTTGGGGAACGTATCTGAGTGAGCGTGCCTGGGGTTCGGTCCGAGAGGACTACAGCGCCGATGGCGATGCCTGGGCGTACTTTCCGTTCGACCATGCGCGCAGCCGGGCCTACCGGTGGAGCGACGACGGTCTGGCGGGCTGGTGCGATGACGAGCAGACCATCTGCCTCGGCGTGGCCCTGTGGAACGGGCACGACCGCATCCTCAAGGAACGGCCCTACGGGGTGGCCAACGAGGAGGGCAACCACGGCGAGGACGTCAAGGATTACTGGTTCTACACCGACAACCTGCCCTCGCACGCCTATGCGTCCATGGTCTACAAGTACCCGCAGGCCGCTTTCCCCTACGACGATCTGCTGCACACCAATCAGCAGCGCGGTCCCGAGGACGACGAGTACGAATTATTCGACGCACTGCGCGAACAATGGCTTCAGCAGCGCTATTTCGATGTCGAGGTGGCCTACGCCAAGGACGGCCCGGAGGACGTCTACTGCCGCATCACGGTGACCAATCGCGGGCCGGACGCCGCGCCGATCCACGTGCTGCCGCAGCTGTGGTATCGCAACACCTGGTCGTGGGACCCAGACCAGGAACGGCCGCGGATCACCGCCTGCGGTGACGGCGCGGCACGCACGTCCCACCCCAGGCTCGGGCAGCGGTGGTTCACGGTCACCGCCTCCGACGGGGAGATTCCGCGACTGGTGTTCTGCGAGAATGAAACCAACAATCGCCTGTTGTTCTCCTCGCCCAACGCCTCGGCCACCACCAAGGACGGCATCAACGACTTCGTCGTCGAGGGAATCGCCGACGCCGTCGACCCGACCGAGGGCAGCAAGGTCGCCGCGATTGTCGCGGCCATCTTGCAACCCGGCGAAACCTCAACGATCACAGTGCATTTCGCGGCCACCGATACCACGCACCCGCCCGGCCACGCCGACACGGTGCTCGCCGACCGCAAACGTGAGGCCGACGAGTTCTATCACGCCGTCGCGGCAGCGGACCTGAGCCAGGACGAGCGGCTCGTCCAACGCCAGGCGTTCGCCGGGCTGCTGTGGTGTAAACAGTTCTACAACTACGCGGTACGCCGCTGGCTCAAGGGCGATCCCGACCAACCGGCACCGCCACGGCAACGCTGGGGTGCGCGCAATCACGACTGGCAACACTTCGCAGTCAGCGAGGTCATCCTGATGCCCGACGCGTGGGAGTACCCGTGGTTTGCGGCCTGGGACTTGGCCTTTCACTGCGTGGCATTGGCGCTCATCGATCCCGAGTTCGCCAAGACCCAGGTCCTGGTGTTGCACAACTCGACCGCCCAGCATCCGCACGGCCAGATCCCGGCCTACGAGTGGAAGTTCGGTGACACCAATCCACCCGTGCATGCCTGGGCGGCCTGGCAGGTCTACCAACTGGATCAACTACGCACCGGTGTCGGCGATTTCGACTTCCTGGCCAGTGCGTACCGGTCGGCCACCCTGAACGCGATGTGGTGGCTCAACCAGAAGGACGACACCAACCGCGGCGTGTTCGGCGGCGGCTTCCTCGGCATGGACAACATCGGGGTGTTCGACCGCGACGAGCCGCTGCCCACCGGTGGTCAGCTCGCCCAGGTCGACGGCACCGCGTGGATGGCGGCACTGATCTTCCATCTGTTGGAGATGGCGATCGAACTGTCGCAGACCGATCCCAGCTACACCGACATGTTCAGCCGGTGGGTGTGGGATGCATGGCTGGTCGCCAACTCGCTGGAAAAGGGCACCTACCAGGTCAGCTTCTGGAACGACGACACGAACTTCTATCACGACGTCATCGAAATGCCCGACGGCACAAGCAGATCGCTGGAGGTGTTCTCCATCCAGGCGATCGTCCCGCTGTTCGCCGCGATTGCCATACCGACCAGCGCGACCGAGGTCACCACCATCCTGACGGACTGCCTCGGGGCGCTGGCACGGACCTACGAGCACACCGACGACGATGTTCAGCTCGTGATGACCGGCGGCGACGGCACCCACTTGATGATCGGCGTCATCCACCGAGACCGCCTCACCCACATCTTGCAGCGGCTGCTGGACCCCGAACAGTTCATGTCTGCCAACGGGATCCGCTCATTGTCGCGGTTCCATCGCGACCACCCGTACACCTACCACACCGACGGGGCCGATTACGTCGTCGACTATCAGCCGGCCGAATCACGCAGCCGGATGTTCGGCGGGAACTCCAACTGGCGCGGCCCGATCTGGCTGCCGACCAATTTCCTTCTGGTGCAGGCGCTCAACTCCTATGCCCGATTCCTCGGCGACACCTACCGCGTTCCCGATCCGGCGGGGTCGGCCGACGACGTGACCCTGCACGTGGTCGCCGACCGGTTGGCCCGCCAACTGACCGGCCTTCTGGTCCGCGACGAGAACGGCCGGCGAGCGGTGTTCGGCGACAACGAGTACTTCCAGACTGACCCGCACTGGCGTGATCTGGTCCCGTTCCACGAGTACTTCGATGGCGACACCGGCCGCGGGCTGGGCGCCAGCCACCAGACCGGCTGGACCGCGACTGTCGCTGTGCTGCTTCAGTTCCGGGGCAGCCTGCACTTCCGAGCGCGGACCGCTCAGTCCTCCGGGTTGTAA
- the metH gene encoding methionine synthase, whose product MHVSSFEPQIRPDCTDELTAALRQRIVVIDGAMGTAIQRDRPDEAGYRGERFKDWPSDLVGNNDLLTLTQPHIIEGIHREYLDAGADILETNTFNANAVSLSDYGMQELAYELNYAGAALARTACDEFSTPDKPRYVAGALGPTTRTASISPDVNDPGARNVSYDQLVAAYFDAARGLVDGGADLLIVETIFDTLNAKAAIFAIETLFEERGRRWPVIISGTITDASGRTLSGQTTEAFWNSIRHAKPLAVGLNCALGAPEMRPYLAEMSRIADTFVSCYPNAGLPNAFGEYDESPKRQAGYVADFAEAGLVNMVGGCCGTTPAHIAEIAKVVEGVPPREVPEIEVATRLSGLEPLNITKDSLFVNIGERTNITGSARFRNLIKAEDYDTALSVALQQVEVGAQVIDINMDEGMIDGVAAMDRFTKLIASEPDISRVPEMIDSSKWEVIEAGLKNVQGKPIVNSISMKEGEEKFVREARLCRKYGAAVVVMAFDEQGQADNLERRKEICGRAYRILTEEVGFPPEDIIFDPNCFALATGIEEHATYGIDFIEACAWIKENLPGVHISGGISNVSFSFRGNNPVREAIHAVFLFHAIKAGLDMGIVNAGALVPYDSIDPELRDRIEDVVLNRREDAAERLLEIAERFNSKDKGEDPKAAEWRSLPVRERITHALVKGIDAHVDDDTEELRAEIAGAGGRPIEVIEGPLMDGMNVVGDLFGSGKMFLPQVVKSARVMKKAVAYLLPFIEAEKAENGTADSRDTNGTIVMATVKGDVHDIGKNIVGVVLQCNNFEVIDLGVMVPAQKILDAAKEHDADIIGLSGLITPSLDEMANFAVEMEREGLQIPLLIGGATTSRAHTAVKISPRRSGPVVWVKDASRSVPVAAALLDDKQRPALLEATEKDYASLRERHAQKNERPMLTLEKARANRTPIEWEGYTPPVPAQGLGVREFLDYDLSELREFIDWQPFFNAWEMKGRFPDILNNPASGEAARKLYDDAQQMLDTAIKEKWLTANGVIGFFPANAVGDDIEVYTDESRTEVLTTLHNLRQQGEHRDGVPNRSLGDFVAPKETGLADYVGAFAVTSGLGSGEKIAEFKAALDDYSAILLESVADRLAEAFAERMHQRVRKEFWGYQPDEQLDNDALIGEKYVGIRPAPGYPACPEHTEKVTLWKLMDVKERTGIELTESMAMWPGAAVSGWYFSHPQSQYFVVGRLAQDQVADYARRKGWTLQEAERWLAPNLGYNPED is encoded by the coding sequence ATGCACGTGAGTTCTTTTGAGCCGCAAATCCGGCCTGACTGCACCGACGAACTGACGGCTGCGTTGCGCCAGCGGATCGTGGTGATCGACGGCGCCATGGGCACGGCGATCCAGCGCGACCGGCCCGACGAAGCCGGGTACCGCGGCGAGCGGTTCAAGGACTGGCCGAGCGATCTCGTCGGCAACAACGACCTGCTGACCCTGACGCAGCCGCACATCATCGAAGGCATTCACCGCGAGTACCTCGATGCGGGTGCCGACATCCTGGAGACCAACACGTTCAACGCGAACGCGGTCTCGCTCTCCGACTACGGCATGCAGGAGCTGGCCTACGAACTGAACTACGCCGGCGCCGCCCTGGCCCGCACGGCCTGCGACGAGTTCAGCACGCCCGACAAACCGCGCTACGTGGCCGGCGCGCTGGGGCCGACGACGCGGACGGCGTCGATCTCGCCGGACGTCAACGACCCGGGTGCCCGCAACGTCTCCTATGACCAACTGGTCGCCGCGTACTTCGACGCGGCGAGGGGCCTGGTCGACGGCGGTGCCGACCTGCTCATCGTCGAGACGATCTTCGACACGCTGAACGCCAAGGCCGCGATCTTCGCCATCGAGACGCTGTTCGAGGAGCGCGGCCGCCGCTGGCCGGTGATCATCTCCGGCACCATCACCGATGCGTCGGGGCGGACGCTGTCCGGTCAAACCACCGAAGCGTTCTGGAACTCGATCCGGCACGCGAAGCCGCTCGCGGTCGGACTCAACTGTGCCCTGGGTGCCCCGGAGATGAGGCCCTACCTCGCCGAGATGTCCCGGATCGCCGACACCTTCGTGTCCTGCTACCCGAATGCCGGTCTGCCCAACGCTTTCGGCGAGTACGACGAGTCGCCGAAGCGTCAGGCCGGCTACGTCGCCGACTTCGCCGAGGCCGGTCTGGTCAACATGGTCGGCGGCTGCTGCGGCACGACGCCGGCGCACATCGCCGAGATCGCCAAGGTGGTCGAGGGCGTGCCGCCGCGTGAGGTGCCGGAAATCGAGGTGGCCACCCGGCTTTCCGGCTTGGAGCCGCTCAACATCACCAAGGACTCGTTGTTCGTCAACATCGGTGAGCGCACGAACATCACCGGTTCCGCCCGGTTCCGCAATCTGATCAAGGCCGAGGATTACGACACCGCGCTCTCGGTCGCCCTGCAGCAGGTGGAGGTCGGTGCGCAGGTCATCGACATCAACATGGACGAAGGCATGATCGACGGCGTCGCCGCGATGGACCGGTTCACCAAGCTGATCGCCTCAGAGCCGGACATCAGCCGCGTCCCGGAGATGATCGACTCCTCCAAGTGGGAGGTCATCGAGGCCGGCCTGAAGAACGTGCAGGGCAAGCCGATCGTCAACTCGATCTCCATGAAGGAGGGCGAGGAGAAGTTCGTTCGCGAGGCCCGGCTGTGCCGCAAGTACGGCGCCGCCGTCGTCGTGATGGCGTTCGACGAGCAGGGGCAGGCCGATAACCTGGAGCGCCGCAAGGAGATCTGCGGGCGGGCCTACCGGATCCTGACCGAAGAGGTCGGCTTCCCGCCCGAGGACATCATCTTCGACCCCAACTGCTTCGCGCTGGCCACCGGTATCGAGGAGCACGCGACCTACGGGATCGACTTCATCGAGGCCTGCGCCTGGATCAAGGAGAACCTGCCCGGGGTGCACATCTCCGGCGGCATCTCGAACGTCTCGTTCTCGTTCCGGGGCAACAACCCGGTGCGCGAGGCGATCCACGCCGTCTTCCTGTTCCACGCCATCAAGGCCGGCCTCGACATGGGCATCGTGAATGCGGGCGCACTGGTGCCCTACGACTCGATCGACCCCGAACTGCGGGACCGGATTGAGGATGTCGTGCTGAACCGCCGCGAGGATGCGGCGGAGCGACTGCTCGAGATCGCCGAGCGGTTCAACAGCAAGGACAAGGGCGAAGATCCCAAGGCCGCCGAGTGGCGCAGTCTCCCTGTGCGGGAGCGAATCACGCACGCGCTGGTCAAGGGCATCGACGCCCACGTCGACGACGACACCGAGGAACTGCGGGCCGAGATCGCCGGCGCGGGTGGTCGCCCGATCGAGGTGATCGAGGGCCCGCTGATGGACGGCATGAACGTCGTCGGTGACCTTTTCGGCTCCGGCAAGATGTTCCTGCCTCAGGTGGTGAAGTCGGCCCGGGTGATGAAAAAGGCCGTCGCCTACCTACTTCCGTTCATCGAGGCGGAGAAGGCCGAGAACGGCACGGCTGATTCGAGGGACACCAATGGCACGATCGTGATGGCGACCGTGAAGGGCGACGTCCACGATATCGGCAAGAACATCGTCGGAGTCGTGTTGCAGTGCAATAACTTCGAAGTGATCGACCTCGGTGTGATGGTGCCCGCCCAGAAGATCCTGGACGCGGCCAAGGAGCACGACGCGGACATCATCGGGCTTTCCGGGTTGATCACCCCGTCGCTGGACGAGATGGCCAACTTCGCCGTCGAGATGGAGCGCGAAGGCCTGCAGATCCCGCTGCTGATCGGTGGTGCGACCACGTCGCGTGCGCACACGGCCGTGAAGATCTCGCCGCGCCGCAGCGGCCCGGTGGTCTGGGTCAAGGACGCGTCGCGCTCGGTGCCGGTCGCCGCCGCGCTGCTCGACGACAAGCAGCGGCCGGCCCTGCTGGAGGCCACCGAGAAGGATTACGCGTCGCTGCGCGAACGGCACGCTCAGAAGAACGAGCGGCCGATGCTGACGCTGGAGAAGGCCCGCGCCAACCGGACGCCGATCGAGTGGGAGGGCTACACGCCGCCGGTGCCCGCACAGGGTCTCGGTGTGCGGGAGTTCTTGGACTACGACCTGTCCGAGCTTCGCGAGTTCATCGACTGGCAGCCGTTTTTCAACGCCTGGGAGATGAAGGGCCGGTTCCCCGACATCCTCAACAACCCGGCGTCCGGCGAAGCCGCGCGCAAGCTGTACGACGACGCCCAGCAGATGTTGGACACCGCGATCAAGGAGAAGTGGCTGACCGCCAACGGTGTCATCGGGTTCTTCCCGGCGAACGCCGTTGGCGACGACATCGAGGTGTACACCGACGAAAGTCGCACCGAGGTGCTGACCACGTTGCACAACCTGCGCCAGCAGGGCGAGCACCGCGACGGCGTCCCGAACCGGTCGCTGGGTGACTTCGTCGCACCTAAGGAGACCGGTCTCGCCGACTATGTCGGCGCCTTCGCCGTGACCTCCGGGCTCGGCAGCGGCGAAAAGATCGCCGAATTCAAAGCGGCTCTGGACGATTACAGCGCGATCCTGCTGGAGTCGGTCGCCGACCGGCTGGCCGAGGCGTTCGCCGAGCGGATGCACCAGCGGGTGCGCAAGGAGTTCTGGGGATACCAGCCCGACGAGCAGTTGGACAACGATGCGCTCATCGGGGAGAAGTACGTGGGTATCCGCCCGGCCCCCGGCTATCCGGCGTGCCCGGAGCACACCGAGAAGGTCACGCTCTGGAAGCTGATGGATGTCAAGGAGCGCACCGGCATCGAGCTGACCGAGTCGATGGCGATGTGGCCCGGTGCGGCGGTCAGCGGCTGGTATTTCTCGCATCCGCAGTCGCAGTATTTCGTGGTCGGCCGGCTGGCCCAGGATCAGGTCGCCGACTACGCCAGGCGTAAGGGCTGGACCCTGCAGGAGGCCGAGCGCTGGCTGGCGCCGAACCTCGGTTACAACCCGGAGGACTGA